From Streptomyces yatensis, one genomic window encodes:
- a CDS encoding N-acetylglucosamine kinase, whose product MAIDAGNSKTDVALVGPDGSVLGAARGGGFRPPVVGAEAAVGSLAPLVEEAARQAGGSGPPRVGHISACLANADLPSEEEELTGVLAERGWGATVTVANDTFALLRAGVADDGEPTGVSVVCGAGINCAGIGHGGRVARFPAIGRISGDWGGGGYLSEEALWWAARAEDGRGEPTELARALPAQFGLTTMYELIEALHLGRLDAARRHELTPVLFAVADAGDEIARAIVDRQAEEVVTMAAVALGRLDLLGEETPVVLGGGVLAARHPLLDDRIRELLAERAPKAEPRVVTAPPVLGAALLGLDRTGAPEAAYARLRAHYAPADDAESGTESPSEA is encoded by the coding sequence CTGGCGATCGACGCGGGCAACAGCAAGACCGATGTCGCGCTCGTCGGTCCGGACGGCTCCGTCCTCGGCGCGGCCCGCGGCGGCGGCTTCCGGCCGCCCGTCGTGGGCGCCGAGGCCGCGGTCGGCTCGCTCGCGCCGCTGGTGGAGGAGGCGGCGCGGCAGGCGGGCGGGTCCGGCCCACCGCGCGTGGGGCATATCTCGGCGTGCCTGGCCAACGCCGATCTGCCCAGCGAGGAGGAGGAGCTGACGGGCGTACTGGCCGAGCGCGGCTGGGGCGCCACCGTCACGGTCGCCAACGACACCTTCGCCCTGCTGCGGGCCGGGGTCGCCGACGACGGCGAGCCGACCGGCGTCTCCGTGGTCTGCGGCGCGGGCATCAACTGCGCCGGGATCGGCCACGGCGGCCGGGTGGCCCGCTTCCCCGCCATCGGCCGGATCTCCGGCGACTGGGGCGGCGGGGGCTATCTGTCGGAGGAGGCGCTGTGGTGGGCGGCGCGTGCGGAGGACGGCCGCGGCGAGCCGACCGAGCTGGCCCGCGCCCTGCCCGCGCAGTTCGGCCTGACCACCATGTACGAGCTGATCGAGGCGCTGCATCTGGGCCGGCTGGACGCGGCCCGGCGGCATGAGCTGACGCCGGTGCTCTTCGCGGTGGCCGACGCCGGCGACGAGATCGCCCGGGCGATCGTCGACCGCCAGGCGGAGGAGGTGGTGACCATGGCCGCGGTCGCCCTCGGCCGCCTCGATCTGCTGGGCGAGGAGACACCGGTGGTGCTGGGCGGCGGGGTGCTCGCGGCCCGCCATCCGCTGCTGGACGACCGGATCCGCGAACTGCTGGCGGAGCGCGCCCCGAAGGCCGAGCCGCGGGTGGTCACCGCACCGCCGGTGCTGGGCGCCGCGCTGCTGGGCCTGGACCGCACCGGCGCGCCCGAGGCGGCGTACGCCCGGCTGCGCGCGCACTACGCCCCAGCTGATGACGCGGAAAGTGGAACCGAAAGTCCGTCCGAAGCGTAA
- a CDS encoding 6-phospho-beta-glucosidase, which translates to MKLAVVGGGSTYTPELIDGFARLRDALPLEELVLIDPAADRLELVGGLARRIFAKQGHPGTISWTDDLDAGVDGADAVLLQLRVGGQAARNQDETWPLECGCVGQETTGAGGLAKALRTVPVVLDIAERVRRRNPDAWIVDFTNPVGIVTRALLTSGHRAVGLCNVAIGFQRKFAKLLGVTPGEVTLEHVGLNHLTWERAVRIGGIDGEDVLPKLLAEHGEAIAEDLRMPRTLVDRLGVVPSYYLRYFYQHDAVVRELRSKPSRAAEVAAIERQLLEMYGDPTLDEKPELLGKRGGAFYSEAAVDLTSSLLGDTGEVRIVNTLNNGTLPFLPDDAVIEVPAAVDAQGAKPLPVRPLEPLFAGLVANVTAYEHLALEAALKGGRERVFQALLAHPLIGQIEYAEKLTDDLIAHNREHLAWA; encoded by the coding sequence TTGAAGCTCGCAGTCGTGGGGGGCGGATCCACCTACACCCCCGAACTCATCGACGGATTCGCCCGGTTGCGGGACGCGCTGCCGCTGGAGGAGCTCGTCCTGATCGACCCGGCCGCCGACCGGCTGGAGCTGGTCGGCGGGCTGGCGCGCAGGATCTTCGCCAAGCAGGGCCACCCGGGCACCATCTCGTGGACCGACGACCTGGACGCGGGCGTGGACGGCGCGGACGCGGTCCTGCTGCAGCTGCGGGTCGGCGGCCAGGCCGCGCGGAACCAGGACGAGACCTGGCCGCTGGAGTGCGGCTGCGTCGGACAGGAGACCACCGGCGCGGGCGGGCTGGCCAAGGCGCTGCGCACCGTCCCGGTGGTGCTGGACATCGCCGAGCGGGTGCGCCGCCGCAACCCCGACGCCTGGATCGTGGACTTCACCAACCCGGTCGGGATCGTGACCCGGGCGCTGCTCACCTCCGGGCACCGGGCGGTCGGCCTGTGCAATGTCGCCATCGGCTTCCAGCGGAAGTTCGCGAAGCTGCTGGGTGTCACTCCCGGCGAGGTGACGCTGGAGCATGTGGGGCTGAACCACCTCACCTGGGAGCGCGCGGTGCGCATCGGCGGCATCGACGGCGAGGATGTGCTGCCCAAGCTGCTCGCGGAGCACGGCGAGGCGATCGCCGAGGATCTGCGGATGCCGCGCACGCTGGTGGACCGGCTCGGCGTCGTCCCCTCGTACTATCTGCGCTACTTCTACCAGCACGACGCGGTGGTGAGGGAGCTGCGCAGCAAGCCGTCCCGGGCGGCGGAGGTCGCGGCGATCGAGCGGCAGCTGCTGGAGATGTACGGCGATCCGACGCTGGACGAGAAGCCCGAGCTGCTCGGCAAGCGCGGCGGGGCGTTCTACTCGGAGGCGGCGGTCGATCTCACCTCGTCCCTGCTGGGCGACACCGGTGAGGTGCGGATCGTCAATACGCTCAACAACGGCACCCTGCCCTTCCTGCCCGACGACGCGGTGATCGAGGTCCCGGCGGCCGTCGACGCACAGGGCGCGAAGCCACTGCCCGTGCGCCCCCTCGAGCCCCTGTTCGCCGGTCTGGTCGCCAATGTCACGGCGTACGAACACCTGGCGCTGGAGGCGGCGTTGAAGGGCGGCCGGGAGCGGGTCTTCCAGGCGCTGCTGGCCCACCCCCTCATCGGCCAGATCGAATACGCCGAGAAGCTGACCGACGACCTCATCGCGCACAACCGGGAGCATCTGGCGTGGGCCTGA
- a CDS encoding carbohydrate ABC transporter permease, whose amino-acid sequence MTATTALSAPSAPARPAAGRSPAPAARRRAALHWIAVHTVAIAAALFFILPFVFVFLTSVMSDDQALSGDLWPTEWNWSNYADVFNTPGFLDWWRNSLMYAGLGTLFTVCSSIPVAYALAKFRFRGRRTAMIMVISTMMLPPQVIVIPMYLVWAQQLHLSGSLWPLIIPMAFGDAYSIFLLRQFLLTIPREYLESAKVDGSGELGTLLRIVVPMAKPGIAAVALFQFFYCWNDYFGPQIYAAQNPGAWTLSYGLESFKSAHSVNWNLTMAATLLVMAPVIIIFFFAQKAFVEGVTLTGVKG is encoded by the coding sequence ATGACCGCCACCACCGCCCTCTCGGCGCCATCCGCGCCCGCGCGCCCCGCCGCCGGCCGCTCCCCCGCCCCCGCCGCCCGCCGCCGCGCTGCGCTGCACTGGATCGCCGTGCACACGGTCGCCATCGCCGCCGCGCTCTTCTTCATCCTGCCCTTCGTCTTCGTCTTCCTGACCTCGGTGATGAGCGATGACCAGGCGCTGAGCGGCGATCTTTGGCCCACCGAATGGAACTGGTCGAATTACGCCGATGTCTTCAACACTCCGGGCTTCCTGGACTGGTGGCGCAATTCGCTGATGTACGCCGGGCTCGGCACCCTGTTCACGGTCTGTTCCTCCATTCCGGTGGCCTACGCCCTCGCCAAATTCCGCTTCCGCGGCCGCCGCACCGCCATGATCATGGTCATCTCCACGATGATGCTGCCGCCGCAGGTGATCGTGATCCCGATGTATCTGGTCTGGGCCCAGCAGCTTCATCTGTCGGGTTCGCTGTGGCCACTGATCATCCCGATGGCGTTCGGCGACGCGTATTCGATATTTCTGCTGCGGCAGTTCCTGCTGACGATCCCCCGGGAGTACCTGGAATCGGCGAAGGTCGACGGCAGCGGTGAACTCGGCACGCTGCTGCGCATCGTGGTCCCGATGGCCAAGCCGGGGATCGCGGCCGTCGCGCTCTTCCAGTTCTTCTACTGCTGGAACGACTACTTCGGCCCGCAGATCTACGCCGCGCAGAATCCGGGCGCCTGGACGCTCAGTTACGGCCTGGAGAGCTTCAAGAGCGCGCACAGCGTCAACTGGAATCTGACGATGGCCGCGACCCTGCTCGTCATGGCCCCCGTCATCATCATCTTCTTCTTCGCTCAGAAAGCCTTCGTCGAAGGCGTCACACTGACAGGAGTCAAGGGTTGA
- a CDS encoding carbohydrate ABC transporter permease yields the protein MATLTNAPALRRKARRERLRTLGFLSPWLVGFTVFFGYPLLATVYFSFMHYNQIEAPTFVGLRNWRYVLEQMPLFGPALWNTLWLVVVMVALRVVFGLGIGLLVTRIKSGVGFFRTAFYLPYLAPPVAATVAFVFLLNPGTGPVNDILGNIGIHAPNWFNDPAWAKPSLVLLSLWGIGDLMVIFMAALLDVPKEQYEAAELDGAGAFHKFRYVTWPSITPIVMFAVVTGVVQTMQYYTQALVAGKLASGVSIGPGSVIQPGYPDHSTLTVPQLVYSLGFQNFNTGAACVLSLVLFAIAMAVTTLLMRKRAGLLSAED from the coding sequence ATGGCCACCTTGACGAACGCCCCCGCCCTGCGCCGCAAAGCACGGCGAGAGCGGCTGCGCACCCTCGGTTTTCTCTCCCCCTGGCTGGTCGGCTTCACCGTCTTCTTCGGCTACCCGCTGCTCGCCACCGTCTACTTCTCCTTCATGCACTACAACCAGATCGAGGCCCCGACTTTCGTGGGGCTGCGCAACTGGCGCTATGTGCTGGAGCAGATGCCGCTGTTCGGACCGGCGCTGTGGAATACGCTCTGGCTGGTCGTGGTCATGGTGGCACTGCGGGTCGTCTTCGGCCTGGGCATCGGACTGCTGGTCACCAGGATCAAGTCCGGGGTGGGATTCTTCCGCACCGCCTTCTACCTGCCCTATCTCGCCCCTCCGGTGGCGGCCACCGTCGCCTTCGTCTTTCTGCTCAATCCCGGTACCGGCCCGGTGAACGACATCCTCGGGAATATCGGGATCCACGCGCCGAACTGGTTCAACGACCCGGCCTGGGCCAAGCCGTCCCTCGTGCTGCTCTCCCTGTGGGGCATCGGGGATCTCATGGTCATCTTCATGGCGGCCCTGCTGGACGTGCCCAAGGAGCAGTACGAGGCGGCCGAGCTCGACGGCGCCGGGGCGTTCCACAAGTTCCGCTATGTGACCTGGCCGTCGATCACCCCGATCGTGATGTTCGCGGTCGTGACGGGTGTCGTCCAGACCATGCAGTACTACACCCAGGCGCTGGTCGCCGGAAAGCTCGCCTCCGGGGTCAGCATCGGACCCGGATCGGTCATCCAGCCCGGCTATCCCGACCACTCCACGCTCACCGTGCCGCAGCTCGTCTACTCGCTCGGCTTCCAGAACTTCAACACCGGAGCCGCCTGCGTGCTCTCGCTCGTGCTGTTCGCGATCGCGATGGCCGTGACGACGCTACTGATGCGCAAGCGTGCCGGACTGCTGTCGGCCGAGGACTGA
- a CDS encoding extracellular solute-binding protein produces MPRKLAALASVLSAGALLLTGCANPSTGSAEDDPTKPVTLKFWHGWSEKSEVKAIDASIARFEKLHPNIKVKATGNVTDATVNQALRAGGSDAPDVVSSFTTNNVGQYCSSGMWVELNPFMRKTGLDKTKVFPKTLLDYTSYEGDQCALPLLADAYGMYYNKDAFAEAGIKRPPRTMSELRRDAVKLTKRTKSGGYQRVGFMPNFRLYQNSPDRLFAQWGPSYFGKDGKARLAKEKASKEFYATTRELIRGQGGYGPLETFRTSFGDEMSSQNAFLTGKLAMHMDGEWRGLFMKGAKFKWDTAPLPVPDDRPETYGRGYLTGTVVGIAHSSTHQNAAWELVKFLTADTDQVVAFANAIHNVPSTKAALTSPKLDSDPTFRAFLDIAQNRYSTALPPSINGGQYVTSLQDFSYGVEAGKVHDLDAGLRKLDDEIDADNLQAQN; encoded by the coding sequence ATGCCACGAAAACTGGCCGCTCTCGCGTCGGTGCTGAGCGCCGGCGCCCTCCTCCTGACGGGCTGCGCCAATCCCAGCACCGGCAGCGCCGAGGATGATCCGACCAAACCCGTCACGCTGAAGTTCTGGCACGGCTGGTCGGAGAAGAGCGAGGTCAAGGCGATCGATGCCAGCATCGCCCGGTTCGAGAAACTCCACCCCAATATCAAGGTGAAGGCGACCGGGAACGTCACCGACGCCACCGTGAACCAGGCGCTGCGGGCGGGCGGAAGCGATGCCCCCGATGTGGTCTCCTCCTTCACCACCAACAATGTGGGGCAGTACTGCTCGTCCGGGATGTGGGTGGAGCTCAATCCGTTCATGCGGAAGACCGGGCTGGACAAGACCAAGGTCTTCCCGAAAACGCTGCTCGACTACACGAGTTACGAGGGCGACCAGTGCGCCCTCCCGCTGCTCGCCGACGCGTACGGCATGTACTACAACAAGGACGCCTTCGCGGAAGCGGGCATCAAGCGGCCACCGCGCACCATGTCGGAGCTGCGGCGCGACGCCGTCAAGCTGACCAAGCGCACCAAGAGCGGCGGCTATCAGCGGGTCGGCTTCATGCCCAATTTCCGGCTCTACCAGAACAGTCCGGACCGGCTCTTCGCCCAGTGGGGCCCGTCCTATTTCGGCAAGGACGGCAAGGCGCGGCTGGCGAAGGAGAAGGCGTCCAAAGAGTTCTACGCCACCACCCGGGAGCTGATCCGCGGCCAGGGCGGCTACGGCCCGCTGGAGACGTTCCGCACCTCCTTCGGCGATGAGATGTCGTCCCAGAACGCCTTTCTCACCGGAAAGCTCGCCATGCACATGGACGGCGAATGGCGCGGGCTCTTCATGAAGGGCGCGAAGTTCAAGTGGGACACCGCTCCGCTGCCGGTGCCCGACGACCGGCCCGAAACCTACGGCCGCGGCTATCTCACCGGCACCGTGGTCGGCATCGCGCACTCCAGCACCCATCAGAACGCCGCCTGGGAGCTGGTGAAGTTCCTGACCGCCGACACCGACCAGGTGGTCGCCTTCGCCAACGCCATTCACAATGTGCCGTCCACCAAGGCGGCGCTCACCTCCCCGAAACTGGACTCGGATCCCACTTTCCGGGCCTTCCTCGATATCGCGCAGAACCGCTACAGCACCGCCCTGCCGCCCTCGATCAACGGCGGTCAGTACGTCACCTCGCTGCAGGACTTCTCCTACGGCGTCGAGGCGGGCAAGGTGCACGATCTGGACGCGGGGCTACGGAAACTCGATGACGAGATAGACGCCGACAATCTCCAGGCACAGAACTGA
- a CDS encoding ROK family transcriptional regulator, with translation MAAPPGSSTQGGTPGTPRVLRAMNDRAALELLAAHGPLTRTRLGELTGLSKPTASQLLTRLESVGLVRTTGNVTGRPGPNAQLYEIDPAAAHVAALAVDQEGITAAVADITGQVAGEHRVTAPATDESLTNRTGELVAEAVDGALAAAGLGRDDLHSTVIGTPGALDPRTGKLRYAPHLPGWQSRTLRDELAQVLHTPIVIENDVNLAAIAEQHHGTAQDFDDFALVWADEGVGAAIVLGGTLLRGATGGAGEIGYMPLPGAPLARGGPDAAARPDGGGGFQMLVGSPAVVELARGHGIDAPTATKALAAALRTPGAGDEVLTELARRLATGLASVVAVVDPELVVLSGEVAQAGGERLRQLVEAEMTGLALPRPQLRISELEGDPILIGALRTAVADARQTVFDTARFDA, from the coding sequence ATGGCCGCACCACCCGGCAGCAGCACGCAGGGCGGCACGCCCGGGACTCCCCGCGTCCTCCGCGCCATGAACGACCGCGCCGCGCTGGAGCTGCTGGCCGCGCACGGGCCGCTCACCCGGACCCGGCTCGGGGAGCTGACCGGGCTGTCCAAGCCCACCGCCTCCCAGCTGCTGACCCGCCTGGAGTCCGTCGGCCTGGTCCGCACGACCGGGAACGTCACCGGACGGCCGGGGCCCAACGCGCAGCTGTACGAGATCGATCCGGCCGCCGCCCATGTGGCCGCGCTCGCCGTCGACCAGGAGGGCATCACCGCCGCCGTCGCCGACATCACCGGCCAGGTGGCCGGTGAGCACCGGGTGACGGCCCCGGCGACCGACGAGAGCCTGACCAACCGGACCGGAGAGCTGGTCGCCGAGGCGGTGGACGGCGCGCTGGCCGCCGCCGGGCTCGGCCGCGACGATCTGCACTCCACCGTGATCGGCACCCCCGGCGCGCTCGACCCGCGCACCGGGAAGCTGCGCTACGCCCCGCATCTGCCCGGCTGGCAGTCCCGCACCCTGCGGGACGAGCTGGCCCAGGTGCTGCACACCCCGATCGTCATCGAGAACGACGTCAATCTCGCCGCCATCGCCGAACAGCACCACGGCACCGCCCAGGATTTCGACGACTTCGCGCTGGTCTGGGCCGATGAGGGGGTCGGCGCGGCCATCGTGCTCGGCGGCACCCTGCTGCGCGGCGCCACCGGCGGGGCCGGCGAGATCGGCTATATGCCGCTGCCGGGCGCCCCGCTGGCCCGGGGCGGACCGGACGCCGCCGCCCGGCCGGACGGGGGCGGGGGGTTCCAGATGCTGGTCGGCTCGCCCGCCGTCGTGGAGCTGGCCCGCGGCCACGGGATCGACGCGCCCACGGCCACCAAGGCGCTCGCCGCCGCGCTGCGCACCCCGGGCGCGGGCGACGAGGTGCTGACCGAGCTGGCCCGTCGGCTGGCCACGGGGCTGGCCTCCGTCGTCGCCGTGGTCGACCCGGAGCTGGTCGTCCTTTCGGGTGAGGTCGCCCAGGCCGGCGGGGAGCGCCTGCGTCAGCTGGTCGAGGCGGAGATGACCGGTCTCGCACTGCCCCGCCCGCAGTTGCGGATCAGTGAGCTCGAGGGGGATCCGATTCTCATCGGCGCGCTGCGGACGGCGGTCGCCGATGCCCGTCAGACGGTTTTCGACACCGCCCGATTCGACGCCTGA
- a CDS encoding S53 family peptidase, producing MRSSSRKRAARSRQRTALGLAAALPLVAGALALGIPTAQADSTPQGRDTLNGTKPTWATVRSDRGATDDGNKVTARVYLAGRDAKGLADYAKAVSDPSSPDYGRYLSARQTQARFGATRQQKDAVTAWLKGAGLDVTGANQHYLSVTGEVAAAERAFGTQLHNYTKGGKVYRAPSNAATVPASLHGAVLTVVGLDNAPKRAKHDETLPPPGPVFKNAGPFSTFYGSRTDRSLPSAYGAKQPYAIKGYTGKQLRAAYGAKSRNTGKGVTVAITDAFASPTIAADAAKYAQRNGDPAYRKGQLTQVLPADYRYTEECDAGGWYGEETLDVEAVHAVAPASDIVYVGGASCTDDDLLDSLAKVVDNRLADIVSNSWGDVEANETPDVAAAYDQIFQQGAVEGIGFYFSSGDNGDNVASTGTKQVDTPANSAWVTAVGGTSLAVGKGDTYQWETGWGTTKATLSADGTNWEALPGGYTSGAGGGTSKTVAQPFYQRGVVPDSLALAGGGTTKQRVTPDVAAVADPNTGFLVGQTQTFPDGSLQYGEYRIGGTSLAAPVIAGVQALAQQARGGQPIGFANPSLYDRYGTASYHDVTDHPLGAGVSLGVVRVDYVNSHDDSDGLVTSLRSLGRDSSLHAVVGYDDVTGVGTPAAGYLTSFGGHHRR from the coding sequence GTGAGATCTTCTTCCCGGAAGCGCGCGGCCCGTTCCAGACAGCGCACGGCCTTGGGGCTGGCGGCGGCGCTGCCGTTGGTGGCCGGTGCGCTGGCACTGGGCATACCCACGGCCCAGGCCGACTCCACACCGCAAGGCCGTGACACCCTGAACGGCACCAAGCCCACCTGGGCGACGGTGCGTTCGGACCGCGGCGCCACCGATGACGGTAATAAGGTCACCGCCCGCGTCTACCTCGCCGGACGGGACGCCAAGGGGCTGGCCGACTACGCGAAGGCCGTGTCCGACCCGTCCTCGCCGGACTACGGCAGGTATCTCTCGGCCCGGCAGACCCAGGCACGTTTCGGAGCGACACGGCAACAGAAGGACGCCGTGACCGCCTGGTTGAAGGGCGCAGGGCTCGACGTCACCGGCGCCAACCAGCACTATCTGTCCGTCACCGGCGAAGTCGCGGCCGCCGAGCGGGCGTTCGGCACCCAGCTGCACAACTACACCAAGGGCGGCAAGGTCTACCGGGCGCCGTCGAACGCGGCCACCGTGCCCGCCTCGCTCCACGGCGCCGTGCTGACCGTCGTCGGTCTGGACAACGCGCCCAAGCGGGCCAAGCACGACGAGACCCTCCCGCCCCCCGGTCCGGTCTTCAAGAACGCCGGGCCGTTCTCCACCTTCTACGGCTCCCGGACCGACCGGAGCCTGCCGTCGGCGTACGGCGCCAAGCAGCCGTACGCGATCAAGGGGTACACCGGCAAGCAGCTGCGCGCCGCCTACGGCGCCAAGAGCCGCAACACCGGTAAGGGCGTCACCGTCGCCATCACCGACGCCTTCGCCTCGCCGACCATCGCCGCGGACGCCGCCAAGTACGCCCAGCGCAACGGCGACCCGGCCTACCGCAAGGGCCAGCTGACGCAGGTGCTGCCGGCCGACTACCGGTACACCGAGGAGTGCGACGCGGGCGGCTGGTACGGCGAGGAGACCCTCGACGTCGAGGCGGTGCACGCGGTGGCCCCCGCGTCCGACATCGTCTACGTCGGCGGAGCCTCCTGCACCGACGACGATCTGCTCGACTCGCTCGCCAAGGTCGTCGACAACCGGCTGGCCGACATCGTCTCCAACTCCTGGGGCGATGTGGAGGCCAACGAGACGCCGGACGTGGCCGCCGCCTACGACCAGATCTTCCAGCAGGGCGCGGTCGAGGGCATCGGCTTCTACTTCTCCTCCGGTGACAACGGCGACAACGTGGCGTCCACCGGCACCAAGCAGGTCGACACCCCGGCCAACTCGGCGTGGGTGACGGCGGTCGGCGGTACCTCCCTGGCCGTCGGCAAGGGCGACACGTACCAGTGGGAGACCGGCTGGGGCACCACCAAGGCCACCCTCTCGGCCGACGGCACCAACTGGGAGGCGCTGCCCGGCGGATACACCTCCGGCGCCGGCGGCGGCACCAGCAAGACCGTCGCCCAGCCCTTCTACCAGCGCGGAGTGGTCCCGGACTCGCTCGCCCTGGCAGGCGGCGGCACGACCAAGCAGCGGGTGACCCCGGACGTCGCGGCCGTGGCCGATCCCAACACCGGCTTCCTGGTCGGCCAGACGCAGACCTTCCCGGACGGATCGCTCCAGTACGGCGAGTACCGCATCGGCGGCACCTCGCTGGCCGCGCCCGTGATCGCCGGTGTCCAGGCGCTCGCCCAGCAGGCCCGCGGCGGCCAGCCGATCGGCTTCGCCAACCCGTCGCTCTACGACCGGTACGGCACCGCCTCGTACCACGATGTGACCGACCACCCGCTGGGCGCCGGTGTCTCGCTGGGCGTGGTCCGGGTCGACTACGTCAACAGCCACGACGACTCCGACGGGCTGGTGACCTCGCTGCGCAGCCTCGGCCGGGACAGCTCGCTGCACGCGGTCGTCGGCTACGACGATGTGACCGGCGTGGGCACCCCCGCGGCCGGCTACCTCACCTCGTTCGGCGGCCACCACCGCCGCTGA